The proteins below are encoded in one region of Chroicocephalus ridibundus chromosome 9, bChrRid1.1, whole genome shotgun sequence:
- the RAP2C gene encoding ras-related protein Rap-2c: MREYKVVVLGSGGVGKSALTVQFVTGTFIEKYDPTIEDFYRKEIEVDSSPSVLEILDTAGTEQFASMRDLYIKNGQGFILVYSLVNQQSFQDIKPMRDQIVRVKRYEKVPLILVGNKVDLESEREVLSAEGRALAQEWGCPFMETSAKSKTMVDELFAEIVRQMNYASLPEKQDQCCTTCIVQ; this comes from the exons ATGCGGGAGTACaaggtggtggtgctgggcagcgggggggtggggaagtCCGCCCTGACAGTGCAGTTCGTCACCGGGACCTTCATCGAGAAGTACGACCCCACCATCGAGGACTTCTACCGCAAGGAGATCGAGGTGGACTCGTCCCCCTCGGTGCTGGAGATCCTGGACACGGCGGGTACCGAGCAGTTCGCCTCCATGCGCGATCTCTACATCAAGAACGGGCAGGGCTTCATCCTCGTCTACAGCCTGGTCAACCAGCAGTCCTTCCAG GACATCAAGCCGATGAGGGACCAGATTGTCCGGGTGAAGAGATACGAGAAAGTTCCTCTGATCCTAGTGGGGAATAAAGTGGATCTGGAGTCGGAGAGGGAGGTCTTATCTGCAGAAGGCAGAGCCCTGGCTCAGGAGTGGGGCTGTCCCTTCATGGAGACATCAGCCAAGAGCAAAACAATGGTGGATGAACTGTTTGCTGAGATCGTCAGGCAAATGAACTATGCCTCCCTGCCTGAAAAACAAGATCAGTGTTGTACAACTTGCATCGTCCagtga